The Devosia sp. MC521 genome segment ACCATCGCGAGGTGGCCCGGTTTTTTCTTGCGTCGATGCAGAGGGAATTAATCCCAAACGTCGGTCATAGCTTGCGCGACATAGTCGAGATGCGCCGTCATCGCGGCGCGTGCAGCGTCCGCATTCCCGGCCAAAACGGCATCTGCAATAGACACGTGGTCGGAAAGAATATGCGCTCGAACGGCGTCGATATCGCCAAGGTGCCGGTGAAACTGCTCGTCGACCGCTCCCGTCCGCGAGGCCCAAAGACCTTCCAGCGTTTCGCGCAAAACGCTATTGCCGGAAGCTTCAGCCAGCGTCATGTGCAAAGTACGGTCGCTGTCGGACGACCATTGCCCGGATGCTGTCTCTTCGCCCATGCGGATGAGCGTTTGCTTGAGACGTTCCCGACCGGCAGGAGAGATGCCTTGGCTGGCCAAGGCCGCCGCTTCCGGCTCTAAAAGACGTCGCACGGCCATAATTTCAACGGGCGATGCGCTCTGCTCGGGAAGATCGGTTTCGCGGGCCAAAGGCCCTTTAACGAAAGCGCCGACGCCAACACGCACCTCGACCAAACCGGCGACTTCCAGCGCGATCAGCGCTTCCCGCACTGTCGGGCGCGATACGCCCAGGCTTTGGGCCAAGTCGCGCTCTGAAGGCAGCTGTACGCCGGGCGCGACCGCGCCAGCCGCGATCTGATCGCGGATCTGATCGGCAATCTGGATATATAGTTTTCGGTTTGAAACGGCCTGTAGTTTCATGACCACCTCCACAACACACCATAGGTATTACCGGTCAACCTGTCTACTGGTCAGACCACTTGACAGGCGTACTAACATGTTACTATGGTCGGGGCAGGGATAGCTGAGGAGCCTCCCTGAGGAGGACATCACTGTGGCGCAAAATCCGGCTGGGAACGTGAACGCGACGCTTGTGCCGCTGGTCGAGATGACCGGTGTCGACAAGTCGTTTCCCGGCGTCCGCGCTCTCTCCAATGCGCAGTTTCAACTCTTGCCCGGTGAGGTTCATGCTCTCATGGGAGAGAATGGCGCGGGCAAGTCCACGCTGATGAAAATCCTTTCTGGCGTCTATTCTCGCGACGCTGGCAGCGTGCTTGTTAACGGCGCTCACACTAACATCAGCTCGCCGCGCGAGGCCCAGGCGAACGGCATTTCCATCATTCACCAAGAGCTGGCACTGATGCGCGATCTCACTGCTGCGCAAAACATTTTCATCGGTCGCGAGCCGCGCAAGTTCGGCATTCTGGACGAAGCCAAGCTCAATCGCGATGCGGCCGAAATTTTCGCGCAGATGAATTTGAAGCTTGAGCCAACGGTGAAGGTCGAAACCCTTACCATCGCCAAGCAACAGATGATCGAAATCGCCAAAGCGCTGTCTTATCGCAGCCGTGTCCTCATTATGGACGAGCCGACCGCAGCGCTCAACGACGCCGAAATCGCCGAGCTGTTCGCCATCATCAATCGCCTTAAGGCGGACGGTGTTGGCATTGTTTACATCTCTCACAAGATGGACGAAATCAAACGCATTTCCGATCGCGTTACCATTATGCGCGACGGCGAATACGTCGGCACTGTTCCGGCTGCCGACACGCCCATCGAGACCATTATCTCGATGATGGTGGGGCGCGCGTTGACCAATGAGGCGTTGGTCATTCCGGACACGTCAAACGCGCCAGTGGCGCTCGATGTCCGAAACTTCTCTCGTGGTTGCGAAATCCGCGATGTCAGCTTTACCGTTCGCAAGGGCGAAATTCTCGGCTTTGCCGGGCTGATGGGCGCTGGCCGCACCGAGGTTGCACGCGCGATTTTCGGCGCGGATCGTCGTGACGGCGGCGAGGTATATATCAACGGCAAGCGCATCACCATTAATTCTCCCAAGGACGCTGTCGAAGCGGGCATTGGGTATCTCTCTGAAGACAGAAAGCTCTTCGGTCTCGCCACCGGCATGGATGTGCGCAACAACATCGCCCTTGCCAGTCTCCAGCGCTTTACGCGTGCGGGCGGCGTGCTCGATGAGGGCGGCATGGCGGAAGCGGCCAAGGGCTACATTCGCCAGCTCGCCATCAAAACACCGAGCGACGGGCAAGAAGCGCGTCTGCTCTCGGGGGGTAATCAGCAAAAAGTGGTCATCGCCAAATGGCTGCTGCGCGATTGCGATGTGCTGATTTTTGACGAGCCGACGCGCGGCATCGACGTCGGTGCGAAATCTGAAATCTATAAATTACTCAATGCTTTGGCGGCTGAGGGGAAGGCGATCATCGTGATTTCCTCCGAGCTGCCGGAAATACTGCGCTTGGCTCATCGGATCGCTGTCATGTGTGAAGGTCGCCTCACGGGCATCCTTCCCGGTGGCGCGAGCCAAGAAGAAATCATGCGCCTGGCAACCATGCGCGACGGCATGGAGCTCAAGCGCGCGGGCTAAGCCTCCGCGCCAATTGAGGGGGAGAGAAAAACTATGACAGACGCCGCCGTACCCGCACAGAAGTCAGGCATTCGCATTTCGGGCGCCTTCCATCGACTGCTCGCCTTCTCAGGGCTTCTTGCGCTGATCATTGTCTTCTCTTTGGCCTCGCCCAATTTCATGCAGACCCAGAATATTCTGGCCATTCTGCAAGCGACTTCGGTCAATGGTGTTCTCGCCATCGCGGCGACGCTGGTCATCATCACGGGCGGCATCGACCTCTCGGTCGGAACGCTCATGACCTTCTGTGCCGTCATCGCAGGCGTTTTGCTCACCTATCTCGGCTTGCCCCTGCCCGTTGGTGTGGTTGGCGCCATTCTCGCTGGCACCTGCGCCGGTCTTGTTTCCGGCACGGTCATTGCCAAGCTCAAAGTACCACCCTTCATCGCCACTCTTGGCATGATGCTGATCCTAAAGGGCCTGTCGCTGGTCATTTCTGGCACGCGTCCAATCTATTTCAACGATACGCCCGGTTTTACGCAAATCGCGCAGGGCTCATTGGTGGGCGCAGTCATTCCTGCACTGCCCATTCCCAATGGTGTGCTCGTGCTGTTCGCTGTTGCGATCGTGGCTGCCTTCGTGCTGAGCAAAACGGCCCTTGGTCGCTACACTTTTGCTTTGGGCTCGAACGAAGAAGCTGTGCGCCTCTCCGGCGTTAACGTTGATCGCTGGAAGATTGCCGTTTACGCCACGGCAGGTTCGATCTGTGGCGTTGCAGGCATTCTCATTGCCTCGCGCCTCAACTCAGCGCAGCCCGCTTTGGGGCAGGGTTATGAGCTCGACGCGATTGCGGCGGTGGTTATTGGGGGCACTTCGCTGTCTGGCGGCCGCGGCACCGTGCTCGGCACGCTCATCGGCGCGCTTATCATTTCAGTTTTGGCCAATGGCCTGCGCATCCTTTCGGTGGCGCAGGAATGGCAGACGGTTGTCACCGGCTGCATCATCATCTTGGCCGTCTATGCCGACATACTGCGCCGCCGCACCCTTTAGTGGCGACGCTTGTATCGCGCCCCCATCTGGGCGCTGACGACCGGCTCATGTGAGCCAAGACGTGAACACTTGGGAGGAGAAACCCTATGCTTAGACGTACTCTGCTCGGCGCCATCAGCGCACTCGCACTTGTCAGCGCTTCCGGCGTGACCCTTGCGCAGGATCAATATGACATCGCGCTGGTCTCGAAAGGTTTCCAGCATCAGTTCTGGCAGGCCGTAAAGGCTGGCGCAGAAAAGGCTGGTGCAGAGCTTGGCGCGACCATCACCTTTGAAGGCCCAGAAAGCGAAAGCCAGGTTGACCGTCAGCTCGATCAGCTGGCTGCAGCCCTATCGCGTAGCCCAGACGCTATCGGCTTTGCCGCTCTCGACAGCCAGGCCGCCGTGCCACTGCTCGAACAGGCTAAGGCCGCCAACATTCCGATCATCGCTTTTGACTCTGGCGTCGATAGCGACATCCCGCTGACCACTGCCACCACTGATAACCTTGCCGCTGCCGCTCTGGCTGCCGACAAGATGTCCGAACTCATCGGCGGCGAAGGCAAGATTGCTGTTGTTGGTCACGACCAGACCAGCGGCACCGGCATTCAGCGCGTTGAAGGCTTCGTCAACCGCATCAAGGAAGCCCATCCAAAGATCGAAATCGTCACCGTTCAATACGGCGGTGGTGACCATCTGCAGTCGACCGAAGTCACCAAGTCGATCCTGCTGGCAAACCCAGATCTCAAGGGTATTTTCGGCACCAATGAAGGCTCGGCCATTGGCGTTGCCAACGGCAAGCAGGAGTTGAACTCCCAAATCGTCGTCATCGGCTTTGACTCCGGTGCCGCGCAAAAGGGCTTCGTTCAGTCCGGTCTCGTCAACGGCGCGATCACCCAGAACCCTGTGGGCATTGGCTACGAAACCGTCGCCGCCGCGATCAAGGCACTGAAGGGCGAAACCCTGCCGAAGGTCATCGATACCGGCTTCTACTACTACGACAAGGACAACATGGCCGATCCAGAGATCGCAGCCGTTCTTTACGACTAAGATTGTTATGGGGGGCCGGACGAGGGACCGGCCCCTTTCCACTTCATCAGGACCAAAGACATGGCCGATATTTCAGGCAAAATCGTACTCATTACGGCGGCGGCTCAAGGCATTGGCGAAGCCTCCGCGCGGGCCTTCGCAGCGGCCGGGGCCAAGGTTATCGCCACCGATATCAATGCGGCCAAACTGGCTGAGCTCAACGGCACTCCAAATATCACGACGCGCGTCCTCAACGTCCTTTCGGATGCTGATGTTGCCGCTGCAGTCGCCGAGATTGGCCATATCGACGTGCTCTTCAACTGCGCCGGTGTCGTCCATTCCGGCTCGGTTCTGGAGATGAGCGACGCCGATCTCGATTTCGCGCTCGATCTCAATGTCCGCGCCCAAATCCGCACCATTCGCGCCATTCTGCCCCAGATGCTCGAGCGCAAGGACGGAGCCATCATCAATATGGCAACTGTCGCCTCATCCATCAAAGGCGTGCCCAACCGCGCCGCCTATTCCATTTCCAAGGCCGCAGTCATTGGCCTGACCAAATCCATTGCGGGCGACTACACCACGTCCAACATCCGCGTGAATGCGATCTGCCCCGGTACTGTGGAAAGCCCGAGCCTGCACGACCGTTGGCACGCTACAGGCGATTTCGAAGGGGCCAAAAAAGCCTTCATCGCGCGCCAGCCGATTGGCCGTATCGCCCAGCCCCAGGAAGTCGCCGATCTCGCCGTCTATCTCGCGGGCGCCACCTATACGACCGGACAAGTCCACATCATCGACGGCGGTTGGACGGGCTGACCCCACCTGCCCATCGCCACTCAAACTCAGAGCCCCACCTCTCCCTTTGGGGGAGAGGTCGCCGCTAAGCGGCGGGTGAGGGGGCCTTACTGGATCGGTGCAAAATGAAGATCACATCGCTCTCTACCCATGATTTGCGGTTCCCCACTTCGGCCTCGCTCGACGGCTCGGATGCGATGAACCCCGATCCAGATTACTCCGCCGCCTATGTGGTGCTGGGCGCCGATGGCGCGTTGGAAGGTCACGGCCTCACCTTCACCATCGGCCGTGGCAATGAAGTTGTAGTTGCCGCCATTAAGGCCCTTACCGATCGCGTCGTCGGGCTTGACCTTGCTTGGATTGCGGAAGACCCCGGTCGCTTCTGGCGCCATGTGACCGGCGATAGCCAGCTGCGCTGGATTGGCCCTGACAAAGGCGCGATGCATCTGGCAACCGGTGCGGTGGTCAACGCGGTCTGGGATCTTTTGGCCAAACAAGCCAATAAGCCGGTCTGGCTCTATGTCGCCGAAATGAGCCCTGAACAGCTCGTTTCCATCATTGATTTCCGCTACCTCACCGACGCTATCACCCGTGAAGAGGCCCTAGCCATCTTCCGCAAGGCCGAGGCGGGGAAAGCCGAGCGTATCGCTACCCTGCGTAAGGAAGGCTATGCCTGCTACACTACCTCGGCAGGCTGGCTCGGCTATTCCAACGAAAAGCTCACGCGCCTCGCCACCGAAGCGGTCGAAGCGGGCTTTAGCCATATTAAAATGAAAGTTGGGCGCGATCTTGCCGACGATATTCGTCGCCTCGAGATCGTCCGCTCCATCATGGGGCCAGATCGCTATCTGATGATCGACGCCAATCAGGTTTGGGAAGTCGATCAGGCGATTTCATGGGTCAATGCGCTCCAGCGCTTCAATCCCTATTTCATCGAAGAGCCGACCAGCCCCGACGACGTCGAGGGCCATCGCAAAATCCGCGAGGCCATTGGCCCGGTCAAAGTCGCTACCGGCGAAATGTGCCAAAACCGTATTTTGTTCAAGCAGTTCATCACGCGCGAGGCCATTGATATCGTCCAGATCGATGCCTGCCGCATTGGTGGTCTCAATGAAGTGCTCTCGGTTCTCCTCATGGCAGCCAAATATGGTAAGGCCGTCTGGCCACACGCTGGTGGCGTTGGCCTTTGCGAATATGTCCAGCACCTCTCAATGATCGATTATCTCGTGGTCTCGGGCACCAAGGACGGGCGCGTGATCGAGTTCGTCGATCACCTGCACGAGCACTTTCTTGATCCATGCGTGATCCAAAATGCGGCCTATATGCCGCCTGAACGCGCTGGGTTCTCTATCGAGATGAAGCCGTCCTCCATCGCAGAAAACACATTTCGGGGCGCTTAATGGATCTCGGTCTTAAAGACAAAGTCGTTATCGTCACCGGCGGTGGCTCCGGCATTGGCGCGGCCATTAGCTTGGGCCTCGCTGAAGAAGGGGCTATTCCGGTCATTGTCGCGCGGTCGGAGCTGTCGGCAGAGTTCTCCGCCAAAATGTCAGCCCTCGCCCCGAACTACGGCTTTGTCAAAACGGAACTCTCAGATGACACGGCCTGCCAGCGTGCGATCGAAACCGTGGCGCAAAAGTTTGGCCGCATCGAAGGCCTCGTCAACAACGCCGGTTTTAACGACAATATCGGCCTTGAAGCTGGCCCTGCGGCCTTCCGCAAATCGCTCGATGCCAATCTCATTCACTATTACAACATGGCGCATTTCGCCCTGCCGTGGCTGCGGCTGTCAAAAGGCGCTATCGTCAACATTTCCTCCAAAACTGCGATCACGGGGCAGGGCAATACGTCCGCCTATGCCGCCGCCAAAGGCGCACAACTGGCGATGACGCGCGAATGGGCGGCGGCCCTCTTGCCGGATGGCATTCGCGTTAATGCCGTTATTCCTGCCGAGGTGATGACGCCACTCTACCGCCGTTGGGTCGATAGCTTCGATAATCCCGAGCAAAAACTGGCCGATATCACCAAAGCCATTCCGCTTGAGCAGCGCATGACCACCTCTGAAGAAATAGCATCCGACGTGGTTTTCCTGCTCTCCAATGCAAAGTCCGGGCACACGACCGGGCAATGGCACTTCGTTGATGGTGGCTATACCCATCTTGATCGTGCGCTGAGCCTGTCGTGAGTTAAAAATGCTCATTGAGATCAAGTGCTAGGCGCAATCGTGGGTGGTGACTGGGGCTTCGCAAAAATGCTTGCATTCGCCCCCTCCGGCGTGTGACCAATCGCCCATTGATCAAGGAGAGAGTGATGATCGAACGTTTTGAAGCTGGCCCACGCATGAGCCAGGCTGTGTCCTACCCTGCTTCCGGCAAGGTCGTTGTCTTGGCCGGTCAGGTTGGCAATCCAGCAACCGCCGATGTGGTTGAACAGACCAAGGAAGTTATTGCCAAGATCGATAGCCTTCTGGCTCAGGCGGGTGCAGACAAGACCCAGATCGTTTCGGCCACCATCTGGCTGCGCGACATTTCTGACTTCGCCAAGATGAACACCGTCTGGGACGTATGGGTCCCACAGGGCCACACCCCAGCCCGTGCTTGCGTCGAATCCAAACTGGCTCTGCCAGAGCTGCTGGTCGAAATTCAGGTTACCGCCGTCGTTCTCTAAGAGACTAGCTTTGGGCCGGCATTGCTCCGGCCCAATTCCCCTTCCTTCTGCAGCGACAGATATATTTGTTGCGCCCACTGTTTCCGATCCCCTTGAGGCAATGTTCAAGGTCGATCCGTAGATGTGCCCCCAATGTGAGGGCGCTTCCCCCGCTCTATTTTTTATGTAAAGTACCAGTGTCGCTGATGTCAGCGCACAGTTAAGTTGTGACCTAACGTCTTTTCTGTTCGGCCGCACAGTGGTCGAATAACTCGTCAGCGCACTACCTATACACTTGTCATGTAAAGAAAAACCGTTCGAATATGTTCATTTAACGCGTTGTTAAACATCGTTAAGTGTGTGTTTCGGAACGAAAAATTTATTGGTAAGTGGCGCTGGGACGGGATTTGTTAGCATCTGCTTAACTGCGCTGATTAATATTTAGCGACAGAGGGTTCCGGGGTTTGGGTCGCTCGGCACTTTGGTGCGTTTAGACTATGTTCACGTATGGAAGGCCGGCAAGAATGCTGAGTGCGGCACGGCGCAGGCTCACAGTTAAGATATTAGCGTCCATTGGTATGGCGGCGTTTCTAGCTGCCTGTGCGACGACCTCTGAGCTGAAACCCCACGAACCGATGGTGATTGCTCCGGCGCAGTCCATCGTTGTTCCCCCTCCGGGCGGTCCGGCAGTGGTGAGCGTGGTGCAGACGACGTACCCCAATGCCGTCAAACATGACATTTTCCTCGAGACCACGGCCCGCACCACTGGCGAGAATAAAATCTCGGTTATCCGTTTCGTGGGTAAAGGGAGCGATGGGTCCGACGCTGGTTTGAGCGACATTCCGTTCACCCGTGTTAACCTCACCGAAGAAGCGCTCGCCGCTTGGCCCAATTCGGGCATGGCGGTATCGCCCTTCTTCGTGCAGAACAATTATGGTCCCTTCGGCTACGCGATTGCCAAGCCGAGCAATGGCGACGTCTGCATCTATGCTTGGCAGCGTATCGAAGCCACCTTGCGCCCCTCCGGCGCGGTGGATCGTGGCTCCATCAATGTCCGCCTTCAACTGTGCCGTCGTGGCGTCACGGAAGCGCAATTGCTCGAAGTTATGTATCAGCTGCGCCTGAACACCGGGGTGTTCCCTCCAGGCAAGGCCCCTATGCAGATTGGTGCCACCCTGTCGCCTATTCGGCCTCTGGGTGTTCAAGGCTTTGCCGAGGTCATCCCGACCACACGTCCTGCCGCGCAGGCACAGACCGCTGCGCCAGCACCCCAGCCAGCGGCGACGACACGACCTATCGTGCCGTCAATTTCTGGGCCAATTATACCAAGCCCAACCGATAGACCAAGTGGCGTCGGGCCAATGGTGCCGCGTCCACCTTCTGGGACATCGGCAACTGGTTCGACTAACACAGCGCCATCCGCGCCGAGCGTGTTCGTCCCATCCCCTCCAGCAAGCACTCGATAGAGTCTGTGAGAGCGCAGGAGACTAAAATTTCGAAGGCCCTCACAATTTTTGCATGGCTGGCAATCGCGATTGCCACGCTAGCGCTCATTGCCATCCCGGTGAGCCTACAAGTTCACCTGATCATGGCGGTGCTGCTCCTGTCGGCCATGCTTGTCATCAAGCTTTTGAACCTTGGGGGCAATTGGCGGCTGCTGCTGCTGACCTTCGGTACGATCATTGTGCTGCGCTATGCCTATTGGCGCACAACCAGCACCATCCCGCCCTATTACGAGATCGCCGATTTTATTCCCGGCCTGATCCTGTATCTGGCTGAGATGTACTGCATCGTCATGCTGTTCTTGAGCTTGTTTGTCGTGCTCAAGCCAATACCGCCACGCGGCTCGGTCCGTCTTGGACCCAATGATCGTGTACCAACGGTCGATATCTTCATCCCCACATACAATGAAGATTATGAGTTGTTGGCGGGCACTTTGGCCGCTGCCAAGGCCATCGACTATCCAGCAGACAAAATGACCGTCTGGCTGCTCGATGATGGTGCCACCGATGCAAAGCGCTCGCATCCCGATCCTGAACTCGCCGTTGTTGCCCAAGAACGCTACACCCAGCTGCGCGCCTTGTGCGAGGAGCTCGGCGTGTCCTATCTGGCGCGTCCAGCCAACGAGCACGCTAAAGCTGGCAATCTGAACTACGGTCTGTCGCAGTCTAAGGGCGAATTCGTCGCCGTTTTTGACGCTGACCACGCGCCAGCGCGCGATTTCCTTCAGGAAACCGTGCCGTATTTCGATCGCGACCAGCGTCTCTTCCTGGTGCAAACCCCGCACTTCTTCCTCAATCCAGATCCGCTTGAGCGTAACCTGCGCACCTTTGAGGTGATGCCGTCTGAGAACGAAATGTTCTACGGCATCATTCAGCGCGGTCTTGATCGCTGGAATGCGTCGTTCTTCTGTGGTTCAGCAGCGCTGCTGCGCCGTGAAGCGCTTGAACATACGAACGGCTTCTCGGGTCGCTCGATCACGGAAGACTGTGAGACTGCCATTGAGCTGCACAGCCGTGGCTGGAACTCGATCTACATCGATCGTCCGCTGGTTGCGGGCCTGCAGCCAGCAACTTTTGCCAGCTTCATCGGCCAGCGGACCCGTTGGGCGCAAGGCATGATGCAGATCATGTTGTTCAGCTTCCCGCTGTTCAAGCGCGGTCTCAAGATCGAGCAGCGCATCAGCTACATGTCTTCGACCATGTTCTGGCTCTTCCCGCTGTCGCGCATGATCTTCCTGTTCGCGCCATTCTGCTATCTCTTCCTCGATCTGCAGATATTCACCGCTTCTGCCGGTGAGTTCACCGCCTATACGCTGACCTATTTCATCGTGAACTTGGTCATGCAGAACTCGCTCTTTGGGCGCTGGCGCTGGCCGTGGATTTCCGAGCTCTACGAATATATTCAGTCGGTGCACCTGTTCGGCGCGCTGCTGTCGGTGGTGCGCAATCCATCCAAGCCTTCGTTCAAGGTGACGTCCAAGGATGAAAGCGTCGATGTCTCGCGCTTGTCCGAGCTGTCGCGTCCCTTTTACATCATCTTTGTTGTGCTCGTCGCCGCACTGGCAATGACCATCTACAAGATCACCACACAGCCCTATCAGGCCGAAGTGACCATGGTGGTGGGCAGCTGGAACATCTTCAATCTCATTATCGCCGGTTGCGCTTTGGGCGTGGTTGCCGAGCGCCGCGAACAGCGCGCCAGCCGCCGCATCAATGTTGATCGGCGCTGCGAAGTCCAAGGTACCGATGGCACATGGCTGCGTGGCAATATCATCAACGTCTCGACCGGTGGCCTTGCCATACGTTTGCCCAATTCCTCGGGCTTGGGCAGAGGCGCTGGTGCGGTGGTGCGGTTCACCCCTCTCTCGCAAAGTGAAGCGCGAGAGCTCCACATCTTCGTGGCGTCGACAAAATCTGAAGGCAAAGCGGTGGTGTTGGGTGCGCGCTACATGCCCAAGTCTGGCAAGGACTATGAGCTTATTGCAGATTTGCTCTACGCAAACTCTGGCACTTGGCTGCAGCGTCAGAAGCAGCGCCAAATCAATATTGGCCTCATTCGCGGAACACTGCGCTTTGTCGGCATGGCGCTTTATCAAACCGGACGCGGTCTAGGCTATCTGTTGCGGTTTGGGTCGAGCAGGACAAATCCATGAAAAAGCTCATCCTCCTCACCACGGCGCTCCTGACCTCCACCTTGCTCTTAGTTGGGGCGCAGGCCCAGTTCGACATGTCGCCGGAAAGCGATCGTGTCGTGGCAGCACCAAGCCCTGCCGTGCCGCTCCCGCCGACCAGCACGGATGCTGTTCTCGCGCCGGTCAATGTCAGCTTTTCGCGTCCCATTCTGCCAGAACGCACGTTCAATTTGGCAGGCGAAGAAGTGCGCCGTTCGGTTGTCGTCTATCTGACGGCTGAACAGGCCGCGGCCCCAGCCTCGCTC includes the following:
- a CDS encoding ABC transporter permease — translated: MTDAAVPAQKSGIRISGAFHRLLAFSGLLALIIVFSLASPNFMQTQNILAILQATSVNGVLAIAATLVIITGGIDLSVGTLMTFCAVIAGVLLTYLGLPLPVGVVGAILAGTCAGLVSGTVIAKLKVPPFIATLGMMLILKGLSLVISGTRPIYFNDTPGFTQIAQGSLVGAVIPALPIPNGVLVLFAVAIVAAFVLSKTALGRYTFALGSNEEAVRLSGVNVDRWKIAVYATAGSICGVAGILIASRLNSAQPALGQGYELDAIAAVVIGGTSLSGGRGTVLGTLIGALIISVLANGLRILSVAQEWQTVVTGCIIILAVYADILRRRTL
- a CDS encoding sugar ABC transporter ATP-binding protein: MTGVDKSFPGVRALSNAQFQLLPGEVHALMGENGAGKSTLMKILSGVYSRDAGSVLVNGAHTNISSPREAQANGISIIHQELALMRDLTAAQNIFIGREPRKFGILDEAKLNRDAAEIFAQMNLKLEPTVKVETLTIAKQQMIEIAKALSYRSRVLIMDEPTAALNDAEIAELFAIINRLKADGVGIVYISHKMDEIKRISDRVTIMRDGEYVGTVPAADTPIETIISMMVGRALTNEALVIPDTSNAPVALDVRNFSRGCEIRDVSFTVRKGEILGFAGLMGAGRTEVARAIFGADRRDGGEVYINGKRITINSPKDAVEAGIGYLSEDRKLFGLATGMDVRNNIALASLQRFTRAGGVLDEGGMAEAAKGYIRQLAIKTPSDGQEARLLSGGNQQKVVIAKWLLRDCDVLIFDEPTRGIDVGAKSEIYKLLNALAAEGKAIIVISSELPEILRLAHRIAVMCEGRLTGILPGGASQEEIMRLATMRDGMELKRAG
- a CDS encoding SDR family oxidoreductase, which encodes MADISGKIVLITAAAQGIGEASARAFAAAGAKVIATDINAAKLAELNGTPNITTRVLNVLSDADVAAAVAEIGHIDVLFNCAGVVHSGSVLEMSDADLDFALDLNVRAQIRTIRAILPQMLERKDGAIINMATVASSIKGVPNRAAYSISKAAVIGLTKSIAGDYTTSNIRVNAICPGTVESPSLHDRWHATGDFEGAKKAFIARQPIGRIAQPQEVADLAVYLAGATYTTGQVHIIDGGWTG
- a CDS encoding ABC transporter substrate-binding protein, producing the protein MLRRTLLGAISALALVSASGVTLAQDQYDIALVSKGFQHQFWQAVKAGAEKAGAELGATITFEGPESESQVDRQLDQLAAALSRSPDAIGFAALDSQAAVPLLEQAKAANIPIIAFDSGVDSDIPLTTATTDNLAAAALAADKMSELIGGEGKIAVVGHDQTSGTGIQRVEGFVNRIKEAHPKIEIVTVQYGGGDHLQSTEVTKSILLANPDLKGIFGTNEGSAIGVANGKQELNSQIVVIGFDSGAAQKGFVQSGLVNGAITQNPVGIGYETVAAAIKALKGETLPKVIDTGFYYYDKDNMADPEIAAVLYD
- the bcsA gene encoding UDP-forming cellulose synthase catalytic subunit; translation: MRAQETKISKALTIFAWLAIAIATLALIAIPVSLQVHLIMAVLLLSAMLVIKLLNLGGNWRLLLLTFGTIIVLRYAYWRTTSTIPPYYEIADFIPGLILYLAEMYCIVMLFLSLFVVLKPIPPRGSVRLGPNDRVPTVDIFIPTYNEDYELLAGTLAAAKAIDYPADKMTVWLLDDGATDAKRSHPDPELAVVAQERYTQLRALCEELGVSYLARPANEHAKAGNLNYGLSQSKGEFVAVFDADHAPARDFLQETVPYFDRDQRLFLVQTPHFFLNPDPLERNLRTFEVMPSENEMFYGIIQRGLDRWNASFFCGSAALLRREALEHTNGFSGRSITEDCETAIELHSRGWNSIYIDRPLVAGLQPATFASFIGQRTRWAQGMMQIMLFSFPLFKRGLKIEQRISYMSSTMFWLFPLSRMIFLFAPFCYLFLDLQIFTASAGEFTAYTLTYFIVNLVMQNSLFGRWRWPWISELYEYIQSVHLFGALLSVVRNPSKPSFKVTSKDESVDVSRLSELSRPFYIIFVVLVAALAMTIYKITTQPYQAEVTMVVGSWNIFNLIIAGCALGVVAERREQRASRRINVDRRCEVQGTDGTWLRGNIINVSTGGLAIRLPNSSGLGRGAGAVVRFTPLSQSEARELHIFVASTKSEGKAVVLGARYMPKSGKDYELIADLLYANSGTWLQRQKQRQINIGLIRGTLRFVGMALYQTGRGLGYLLRFGSSRTNP
- a CDS encoding L-fuconate dehydratase encodes the protein MKITSLSTHDLRFPTSASLDGSDAMNPDPDYSAAYVVLGADGALEGHGLTFTIGRGNEVVVAAIKALTDRVVGLDLAWIAEDPGRFWRHVTGDSQLRWIGPDKGAMHLATGAVVNAVWDLLAKQANKPVWLYVAEMSPEQLVSIIDFRYLTDAITREEALAIFRKAEAGKAERIATLRKEGYACYTTSAGWLGYSNEKLTRLATEAVEAGFSHIKMKVGRDLADDIRRLEIVRSIMGPDRYLMIDANQVWEVDQAISWVNALQRFNPYFIEEPTSPDDVEGHRKIREAIGPVKVATGEMCQNRILFKQFITREAIDIVQIDACRIGGLNEVLSVLLMAAKYGKAVWPHAGGVGLCEYVQHLSMIDYLVVSGTKDGRVIEFVDHLHEHFLDPCVIQNAAYMPPERAGFSIEMKPSSIAENTFRGA
- a CDS encoding FadR/GntR family transcriptional regulator, with amino-acid sequence MKLQAVSNRKLYIQIADQIRDQIAAGAVAPGVQLPSERDLAQSLGVSRPTVREALIALEVAGLVEVRVGVGAFVKGPLARETDLPEQSASPVEIMAVRRLLEPEAAALASQGISPAGRERLKQTLIRMGEETASGQWSSDSDRTLHMTLAEASGNSVLRETLEGLWASRTGAVDEQFHRHLGDIDAVRAHILSDHVSIADAVLAGNADAARAAMTAHLDYVAQAMTDVWD
- the bcsN gene encoding cellulose biosynthesis protein BcsN, with amino-acid sequence MAAFLAACATTSELKPHEPMVIAPAQSIVVPPPGGPAVVSVVQTTYPNAVKHDIFLETTARTTGENKISVIRFVGKGSDGSDAGLSDIPFTRVNLTEEALAAWPNSGMAVSPFFVQNNYGPFGYAIAKPSNGDVCIYAWQRIEATLRPSGAVDRGSINVRLQLCRRGVTEAQLLEVMYQLRLNTGVFPPGKAPMQIGATLSPIRPLGVQGFAEVIPTTRPAAQAQTAAPAPQPAATTRPIVPSISGPIIPSPTDRPSGVGPMVPRPPSGTSATGSTNTAPSAPSVFVPSPPASTR
- a CDS encoding RidA family protein; this encodes MMIERFEAGPRMSQAVSYPASGKVVVLAGQVGNPATADVVEQTKEVIAKIDSLLAQAGADKTQIVSATIWLRDISDFAKMNTVWDVWVPQGHTPARACVESKLALPELLVEIQVTAVVL
- a CDS encoding SDR family oxidoreductase, producing MDLGLKDKVVIVTGGGSGIGAAISLGLAEEGAIPVIVARSELSAEFSAKMSALAPNYGFVKTELSDDTACQRAIETVAQKFGRIEGLVNNAGFNDNIGLEAGPAAFRKSLDANLIHYYNMAHFALPWLRLSKGAIVNISSKTAITGQGNTSAYAAAKGAQLAMTREWAAALLPDGIRVNAVIPAEVMTPLYRRWVDSFDNPEQKLADITKAIPLEQRMTTSEEIASDVVFLLSNAKSGHTTGQWHFVDGGYTHLDRALSLS